A window of the Pecten maximus chromosome 19, xPecMax1.1, whole genome shotgun sequence genome harbors these coding sequences:
- the LOC117318082 gene encoding medium-chain acyl-CoA ligase ACSF2, mitochondrial-like: MAQYSYVSTPQHRSLLYKSVIDVFHEKADQFSNKEICIHCLPDGSRQAVTYADLRAKAEKVAKFLVSTGVKTGDSVGILGPNSIAWIVGEVAILIAGGVSVHLAKPGSLKEMYSFLQSASCKAVLLDTDGDDSLMNEIKGTMDVCANPSKISQMSFEDSKAPCIVLLKKWTGMNIPDIETIGNEKEGTQGLIPTRIHPEKTAIVFMTSGSTGHPKMVEHTHFGLVNTSSSRIFSRGQDICDNSGAMYNDRPFTWIGGTVVYNLIHGDTRVFRDGRITLKESGVLGLWDNIVKEKCTNALLMPFTILDLLANEQEILRSNYCLKTIVTGGQIIGSHMADVCGKFCNTLIAGYGSTELSVVAFIEVKDNMELGAPGSLSDGMEVNIVDEDWNTVHREELGEICIRCPWMLKGYRTVLGTDRMTLTDGWMNTGDIGFIRSDDSLFIKGKLENVIKRMTLKILSGDVEECIAEIPEVKAAVVVAVPDQRVYEDVCACVVLDQSTGVTMADVELHCRKRLGDTITGDAPTYYLRFEAIPRLNSGKPDRMKVKQHALEMLDIS; encoded by the coding sequence ATGGCCCAATATAGCTACGTATCAACACCACAGCATCGCTCTTTGCTATATAAATCCGTCATTGATGTCTTTCATGAGAAAGCAGACCAGTTTTCAAACAAAGAGATATGTATCCATTGCCTTCCTGATGGTTCGCGGCAAGCTGTTACGTACGCTGACCTGCGTGCTAAGGCGGAAAAGGTTGCCAAATTTCTGGTGTCTACGGGTGTCAAAACAGGGGATTCTGTCGGCATACTAGGACCAAATTCAATAGCATGGATTGTTGGCGAAGTTGCCATTCTAATTGCTGGAGGGGTGTCGGTACATTTGGCAAAACCTGGATCTTTGAAGGAAATGTACAGTTTCTTACAATCAGCTTCTTGCAAAGCGGTTCTCTTGGACACTGATGGGGATGATAGtttaatgaatgaaataaagGGAACGATGGATGTATGTGCAAATCCATCAAAAATTTCACAGATGAGTTTCGAAGACTCTAAAGCTCCGTGTATAGTCCTTTTGAAGAAATGGACGGGGATGAATATACCCGACATTGAAACCATTGGAAACGAAAAAGAAGGAACGCAGGGGTTAATTCCTACAAGGATCCATCCCGAGAAAACAGCTATAGTTTTTATGACGTCAGGGTCTACTGGACATCCGAAAATGGTCGAACATACCCATTTCGGTTTGGTGAATACAAGTTCATCAAGAATTTTTTCGAGAGGTCAAGATATTTGCGATAATTCTGGGGCGATGTACAACGACAGGCCGTTTACATGGATTGGAGGAACCGTTGTTTACAACCTCATACACGGTGACACACGTGTTTTCAGAGATGGGCGGATAACTCTGAAGGAAAGCGGAGTGCTTGGACTTTGGGATAACATTGTAAAAGAAAAATGTACCAATGCATTATTGATGCCTTTTACTATTTTAGATCTTCTTGCAAACGAACAGGAAATATTGAGAAGCAACTATTGTTTAAAGACAATAGTCACAGGAGGACAGATAATAGGTTCACACATGGCTGATGTTTGCGGGAAATTTTGTAACACGCTGATTGCAGGGTATGGCTCAACGGAACTGTCTGTAGTGGCATTCATTGAAGTGAAAGACAACATGGAACTAGGAGCGCCTGGGTCTCTATCAGACGGAATGGAGGTAAACATTGTTGACGAAGATTGGAATACGGTACATCGGGAGGAGCTCGGGGAAATCTGCATCAGATGCCCCTGGATGTTAAAGGGCTATCGAACCGTACTAGGGACCGACCGTATGACCCTCACAGATGGATGGATGAATACTGGAGACATCGGATTTATAAGGAGTGATGACAGCCTCTTCATCAAAGGCAAATTAGAAAATGTCATAAAACGAATGACTCTTAAAATACTTTCTGGAGATGTGGAGGAATGTATCGCCGAAATACCAGAAGTTAAAGCTGCTGTCGTGGTTGCGGTTCCGGATCAACGGGTGTACGAAGACGTGTGCGCATGCGTGGTTCTAGATCAAAGCACTGGCGTAACTATGGCGGATGTCGAGTTGCATTGCAGGAAAAGGCTTGGTGACACCATCACCGGTGACGCTCCTACATATTACTTACGTTTTGAAGCAATACCCAGACTGAATTCTGGGAAACCAGACAGGATGAAAGTCAAACAGCATGCTTTGGAAATGCTTGATATTTCATAA